Proteins encoded within one genomic window of Bacillus sp. F19:
- a CDS encoding ring-cleaving dioxygenase has translation MNMQPLKGIHHVSAITAKAPENYEFYTKTLGLRLIKKTVNQDDVSVYHLFYGDEKGNPGTELTFFEIPNAGRVHEGVNSISATSLRVRNDKALSFWKQRFEEHDVEHGEIVHAGYRQTLSFKDFEGQRLILVSDENNAGVAGGQPWDKSQVPAEFAIIGLGPVKLTVAVPERTIEILTDILGFRAKGSYPSDVPGQPEILVFETGEGGSGAEVHIEERLDLPQERLGRGGVHHVAFRVDNEEEMHKWIEKLKSERIPSSGFVDRFYFRSLYFREPNGILFELATDGPGFDTDEELNHLGESLALPPFLENRRSEIEAKLKPLNTKLS, from the coding sequence ATGAACATGCAGCCATTAAAAGGCATTCACCATGTATCGGCCATTACAGCTAAAGCACCTGAAAACTACGAGTTTTATACAAAGACGTTAGGTTTAAGATTGATAAAGAAAACCGTTAACCAGGATGATGTATCTGTTTATCATTTATTTTATGGAGATGAGAAGGGAAATCCGGGTACGGAGCTTACCTTCTTTGAAATTCCAAATGCAGGACGCGTGCATGAAGGGGTCAACAGTATATCGGCAACCTCGCTGCGTGTGCGAAATGATAAGGCACTAAGCTTTTGGAAACAAAGATTTGAAGAACATGATGTGGAACACGGCGAAATTGTTCATGCAGGATACCGCCAAACTTTGTCATTCAAGGACTTTGAAGGACAGCGCCTGATCTTGGTTTCTGATGAAAATAACGCTGGAGTTGCCGGAGGACAGCCTTGGGATAAAAGTCAGGTTCCAGCCGAGTTTGCCATCATTGGACTTGGACCTGTGAAGTTAACGGTAGCAGTTCCGGAGAGAACAATTGAAATTTTAACAGACATTCTGGGCTTTAGAGCAAAAGGAAGCTATCCATCCGACGTGCCTGGACAGCCTGAAATTTTAGTATTTGAAACAGGTGAAGGCGGATCAGGAGCAGAGGTTCACATTGAAGAACGCCTCGACCTTCCTCAAGAACGTCTCGGCCGCGGAGGCGTGCATCACGTTGCGTTCCGTGTGGACAATGAAGAGGAAATGCATAAATGGATTGAAAAACTGAAATCTGAGAGAATTCCAAGCTCAGGATTTGTAGACCGTTTTTATTTCCGTTCTCTGTACTTCAGAGAGCCGAATGGCATTCTGTTCGAGCTTGCAACAGATGGGCCAGGATTTGATACAGATGAAGAATTGAATCACTTAGGAGAGTCACTTGCCCTGCCGCCGTTCCTTGAAAACCGCCGTTCAGAAATTGAGGCGAAATTGAAGCCTTTGAATACAAAATTGAGCTAA
- a CDS encoding ABC transporter ATP-binding protein/permease, with amino-acid sequence MLKRFFAYYRPYKGLFLIDFTCAVIAGLLELGFPLVVNAFIDRLLPSGDWNLIIWACAGLLLLYILNTVLQYVVTYWGHMLGINIETDMRKKLFEHIQKLSFRFFDNTKTGHLISRLTNDLMEIGELAHHSPEDLFIAVMTLIGAFSVMLVINVKLALLTFLVIPFLLFLAIYFNNKMTGAIHQLYTDVADFSARVENNVSGIRVVQAFGNERFEKAQFQENNLRFRLSKLLAYKIMAMNLSISYFLMRLVTLFVLVCGTWFVIQNELSYGEFIGFVLLTNVLFRPIEKINAIIESYPKGIAGFKRYIELIDTEPDIEDKPDAADALSFTGDIRYEGVSFGYQNEDNVLNEIDLTIHAGETVAFVGPSGAGKTTLCSLLPRFYEVSEGRIMIDGTDIRDLTLHSLRRQIGIVQQDVFLFSGTMRENIAYGKLDATEHDIRLAAKHAQLEELIFSLPNGLDTVIGERGVKLSGGQKQRLSIARMFLKNPPILILDEATSALDTETEKAIQESLAKLSAGRTTLVIAHRLATIKNADRIIVVNKEGIAEQGSHDELMAEGKGYRRLYEAQFQS; translated from the coding sequence ATGCTGAAGCGTTTTTTCGCCTATTACCGCCCTTATAAAGGGTTATTTTTGATTGATTTTACATGTGCGGTAATCGCCGGACTTCTCGAGCTCGGCTTCCCGCTAGTCGTCAACGCCTTTATTGACCGTCTCCTTCCAAGCGGAGACTGGAACCTGATTATCTGGGCATGCGCCGGATTGCTTTTGCTGTACATTTTAAACACAGTCCTTCAATACGTTGTCACCTACTGGGGGCACATGCTTGGAATCAACATAGAGACCGATATGCGCAAAAAGCTGTTTGAGCATATTCAAAAGCTTTCCTTTCGCTTTTTTGATAATACGAAAACCGGTCATTTAATTTCACGCCTTACAAATGATTTAATGGAAATCGGTGAACTCGCCCATCACAGCCCAGAAGATTTATTTATAGCTGTGATGACGTTAATCGGAGCTTTTTCTGTGATGCTTGTTATAAATGTAAAGCTCGCGCTGCTGACATTCTTAGTCATTCCATTCCTCCTTTTCCTTGCCATTTATTTTAATAATAAAATGACAGGTGCAATTCATCAGCTCTATACAGACGTTGCTGATTTCAGCGCACGTGTCGAAAACAACGTCAGCGGAATTCGCGTTGTGCAGGCTTTCGGAAATGAAAGATTTGAGAAAGCCCAGTTTCAGGAAAACAACCTGCGCTTCCGCTTATCAAAACTGCTCGCTTATAAAATTATGGCTATGAACTTATCAATCAGCTACTTCCTTATGCGCCTTGTCACACTGTTTGTCTTAGTGTGCGGCACTTGGTTCGTGATTCAAAATGAGCTTTCCTACGGTGAGTTTATCGGCTTTGTCCTGTTAACGAATGTTCTTTTCCGTCCGATTGAAAAGATCAACGCCATCATCGAAAGCTATCCGAAAGGAATCGCCGGATTTAAGCGTTATATTGAATTGATTGATACAGAACCCGACATTGAAGATAAACCGGATGCAGCTGACGCTTTATCATTTACCGGGGATATTCGCTATGAAGGTGTATCCTTTGGTTATCAGAATGAGGACAATGTATTAAACGAAATTGATTTAACGATTCATGCCGGTGAGACCGTTGCATTTGTAGGCCCTTCCGGCGCCGGGAAAACGACGCTATGCAGTCTTCTTCCACGATTTTATGAAGTGAGCGAAGGCCGAATTATGATTGATGGCACGGATATCCGCGACTTGACTCTTCACTCTCTGCGGAGGCAAATCGGAATTGTCCAGCAGGATGTGTTCCTTTTTTCCGGAACGATGAGAGAAAACATTGCTTATGGCAAGCTTGATGCAACGGAGCATGACATAAGGCTTGCAGCGAAGCATGCACAATTAGAAGAACTGATTTTTTCTCTTCCAAACGGGCTTGATACGGTAATTGGAGAGCGCGGCGTCAAATTATCCGGCGGACAAAAGCAGCGCTTGTCTATTGCAAGAATGTTCCTTAAGAATCCGCCAATTCTTATACTTGATGAAGCTACCTCCGCCCTTGATACCGAGACGGAAAAAGCCATTCAGGAATCTCTGGCAAAGCTGTCTGCAGGCAGGACAACACTTGTCATCGCCCACAGGCTCGCAACGATTAAGAACGCAGACAGAATCATTGTGGTAAATAAAGAGGGCATTGCTGAACAGGGTTCACATGATGAACTGATGGCAGAAGGGAAAGGGTACCGCAGGCTTTATGAAGCCCAGTTTCAGTCTTAA
- a CDS encoding YqcI/YcgG family protein — MITKSKYLLEKEDMTNPELVPEWVIREYENFHNVVTDKTFPCYFGMAAEKKGELRYAYVSKEDWSNLPEALIAFKQLFDDAKRLIRHGLFVFVEPEEDEKSIPYYREYFWNILQYLHDNDKEPWPEDYPHDPDHHLWAFSFANEAYFVFGNAPSYKQRKTRDLGNSLVLGFQPRRIFEGLEGTSEGGSMSREKVIERVEKWDQLPKHPNISHYGDPEHREWKQYFIGDDILPIQGKCPFHHEAMKK; from the coding sequence ATGATAACCAAATCTAAATACCTTTTAGAAAAAGAAGATATGACTAACCCTGAACTTGTTCCTGAATGGGTCATTCGTGAGTATGAAAATTTTCATAATGTAGTAACAGATAAAACCTTTCCATGCTATTTCGGGATGGCAGCCGAAAAAAAAGGAGAGCTCAGATATGCCTATGTTTCAAAGGAAGACTGGTCAAATCTTCCTGAAGCTCTGATTGCTTTCAAGCAATTATTTGATGATGCGAAAAGACTGATCCGCCACGGATTATTTGTTTTCGTGGAACCGGAAGAAGATGAAAAATCAATTCCTTATTACCGGGAGTATTTCTGGAACATTCTTCAATATCTTCATGACAATGACAAGGAACCCTGGCCTGAGGATTATCCTCATGATCCGGATCATCATCTTTGGGCGTTTTCTTTCGCAAATGAGGCTTACTTTGTTTTCGGAAACGCTCCATCATATAAACAGCGGAAAACGAGAGATCTGGGGAACAGCTTAGTGCTTGGTTTTCAGCCCCGACGCATCTTTGAAGGGTTAGAAGGTACCTCAGAAGGCGGAAGCATGTCACGTGAAAAGGTGATAGAGCGCGTTGAGAAGTGGGATCAGCTTCCAAAGCATCCGAACATCAGCCATTACGGAGATCCTGAACACAGAGAGTGGAAGCAATATTTTATCGGGGATGACATTCTGCCTATCCAAGGTAAATGTCCATTCCATCATGAAGCAATGAAAAAATAA
- a CDS encoding MFS transporter, with amino-acid sequence MESPQSVQLESGIKQLGLWRNRTFLSLFAAYTLSIFGGTFQTIALNIWILKTYDSATLMSAIIITHLLVSTCFASIAGTAADRMNRKKMMWISDLIRCVLVIGLAAAISVQPPFWVIILLTALTALSGLFKAPAFNASLIDVVGKENIQTATGAMSLADNIARTLGFAAGGVVVAAFGGVTAILIDAFMFLLSVILVVIVKDFPEHRAAFAAKTSFKQDFMTGFTYIWKEPFARAITILSPTLILFFTTSLMIIQVMAIKEWRASPIEFGLIEASIPLGYMAGAGLIMFLGKKLVHRGVLIICSMIGLGPLYMLLGGINSAAWSIPLILLVGFMFSFCTLLVNVILRLEVTSELQGRVFGMIGALTSVLPPAGLAVASFFTDAFGGGRVLFICGLSLFAIGIVCWVLLKDIKNYK; translated from the coding sequence TTGGAAAGTCCTCAGTCCGTTCAGTTAGAATCAGGTATTAAGCAGCTCGGCTTGTGGCGCAACCGTACTTTTTTATCTCTTTTTGCTGCATATACTCTCTCCATATTCGGAGGCACCTTTCAAACAATTGCCTTGAATATTTGGATATTGAAGACGTATGACAGCGCGACATTGATGTCAGCGATAATAATTACTCATCTTCTCGTCAGCACCTGTTTTGCCTCCATTGCAGGGACCGCAGCAGACCGGATGAACCGGAAAAAAATGATGTGGATTTCGGATTTGATCCGGTGCGTGCTTGTAATCGGGCTTGCAGCTGCGATTTCTGTGCAGCCTCCTTTTTGGGTCATCATACTTTTAACCGCTTTAACTGCTTTATCAGGATTATTTAAAGCACCGGCATTTAACGCTTCCCTCATCGATGTAGTCGGGAAAGAAAACATTCAAACCGCCACAGGAGCCATGAGTCTTGCAGATAATATTGCAAGAACTCTTGGATTTGCAGCAGGCGGAGTCGTCGTGGCCGCTTTTGGCGGTGTCACTGCTATCTTAATTGATGCGTTTATGTTTCTTTTATCCGTTATTCTTGTCGTCATCGTAAAGGATTTCCCTGAACATCGGGCAGCGTTTGCAGCTAAAACTAGTTTCAAGCAGGATTTTATGACAGGTTTCACTTATATATGGAAAGAACCGTTTGCAAGAGCCATTACTATTCTCTCTCCTACCCTTATCTTGTTTTTCACAACTTCTCTTATGATTATTCAGGTTATGGCAATCAAAGAATGGAGGGCAAGTCCAATTGAATTTGGACTGATTGAGGCGAGCATTCCTCTTGGATACATGGCAGGTGCAGGACTCATTATGTTTTTAGGGAAAAAACTGGTGCACCGGGGTGTCCTCATAATATGCAGCATGATAGGACTTGGACCGCTTTACATGCTGCTTGGAGGAATAAACTCCGCAGCATGGAGCATCCCGCTTATTCTATTGGTAGGCTTCATGTTTTCTTTTTGTACACTGCTTGTGAATGTCATCCTTCGTTTAGAAGTAACAAGCGAGCTGCAAGGCAGAGTGTTCGGAATGATTGGTGCCCTCACAAGTGTTCTTCCGCCTGCAGGCTTAGCTGTCGCTTCCTTTTTTACAGATGCATTTGGAGGAGGACGTGTCCTCTTTATTTGCGGCCTGTCTCTTTTTGCAATCGGGATTGTATGCTGGGTGCTTTTAAAAGATATTAAGAATTATAAATAA
- a CDS encoding class I SAM-dependent methyltransferase: MKIKKLRIKPGDHILEIGFGPGYSMGYMLKNYRSIKIDGVEVSDTMKEQAKKALRI, encoded by the coding sequence TTGAAAATCAAAAAACTGCGCATTAAACCAGGTGATCATATATTAGAAATTGGATTTGGCCCGGGTTACAGCATGGGCTACATGCTTAAGAATTACCGCAGCATAAAGATTGATGGTGTTGAGGTATCAGACACAATGAAAGAGCAGGCTAAAAAAGCATTGCGAATCTGA
- a CDS encoding class I SAM-dependent methyltransferase codes for MAEGRVKLMTADAENVELRQRSYDKILSVNNYTIWNDPCAGLENITKSLKPGGAIAITLQPREEDASAEKTRMFGRQIHDDLLACGYENIKVSYKNVRPELTVCVTARKKDGAGLR; via the coding sequence ATTGCAGAAGGGAGAGTTAAGCTCATGACAGCTGATGCAGAGAACGTTGAATTACGGCAGCGTTCCTATGATAAAATCCTTTCCGTTAATAACTATACAATTTGGAACGATCCCTGTGCAGGGTTGGAAAATATTACAAAATCCTTAAAACCGGGCGGAGCAATCGCCATTACCTTGCAGCCAAGAGAAGAGGATGCAAGCGCAGAAAAGACAAGAATGTTCGGCAGGCAGATACACGATGACTTGCTTGCATGCGGATATGAAAACATAAAAGTATCATATAAAAATGTCCGTCCCGAGCTTACAGTTTGCGTAACCGCCAGAAAAAAAGATGGTGCAGGATTAAGATAA
- a CDS encoding cupin domain-containing protein, translating to MKLKTFMFKDDGSIPNNPDLPLLVYEGAFTSTEQFEYMILEHGWSGTWIDGVYDYHHYHSTTHEVLGVISGKAKILFGGENGTAVAVKQGDVAVIPAGVGHKCMEKSTDFRVMGAYPDQQEMDMCTGKKEERPKALKHIQNVPLPENDPLLGKGGPMFDYWK from the coding sequence ATGAAACTTAAAACATTTATGTTTAAAGACGACGGCAGCATTCCAAATAATCCGGATTTGCCGCTTCTCGTTTACGAGGGAGCCTTTACTTCAACGGAACAATTCGAGTACATGATTCTGGAACACGGCTGGTCGGGAACATGGATAGATGGTGTTTATGACTACCATCATTATCACAGCACCACTCATGAAGTTTTAGGAGTTATAAGCGGGAAGGCAAAAATCCTTTTCGGCGGGGAAAACGGGACAGCTGTTGCTGTTAAACAAGGGGATGTCGCAGTCATTCCTGCTGGCGTTGGACATAAATGCATGGAAAAAAGCACAGATTTTCGAGTGATGGGAGCCTATCCGGATCAACAGGAAATGGATATGTGCACGGGAAAGAAAGAAGAGCGCCCAAAGGCATTGAAGCATATACAAAACGTGCCATTGCCTGAAAATGATCCTTTATTGGGCAAAGGCGGACCAATGTTTGATTATTGGAAGTAA